In the Paramormyrops kingsleyae isolate MSU_618 chromosome 6, PKINGS_0.4, whole genome shotgun sequence genome, one interval contains:
- the stk38b gene encoding serine/threonine-protein kinase 38, which translates to MAMTGQTSCSSMSNHTKERVTMAKVTLENFYSNLITQHEEREMRQQKLEKVMDQEGLADEEKCLRRSQHARKETEFLRLKRTRLGLDDFESLKVIGRGAFGEVRLVQKKDTGHVYAMKILRKADMLEKEQVGHIRAERDVLVEADSQWVVKMFYSFQDKMNLYLIMEFLPGGDMMTLLMKKDTLTEEETQFYIAETVLAIDSIHEMSFIHRDIKPDNLLLDSRGHVKLSDFGLCTGLKKAHRTEFYRNLNHSLPSDFTFQNMNSKRKAETWKRNRRQLAFSTVGTPDYIAPEVFMQNGYNKLCDWWSLGVIMYEMLIGYPPFCSETPQETYRKVMNWRETLVFPPEVPISEKAKDLILRFCCEGEHRIGATGVEEIKKNAFFEGVDYEHIRGRPAAIPIEIKSIDDTSNFDEFPDSDILQPAAGPIVTNHSEADLKNKDWVFINYTYKRFEGLTARGAIPSYMKSGKR; encoded by the exons ATGGCGATGACAGGACAGACTTCCTGCTCCTCAATGAGTAACCACACCAAAGAACGTGTGACCATGGCCAAGGTAACCCTGGAGAACTTCTACAGCAACCTGATCACTCAGCATGAGGAGCGGGAGATGAG GCAGCAGAAGCTAGAGAAGGTCATGGATCAGGAGGGGCTGGCAGATGAGGAG AAATGCCTCCGTCGCTCCCAGCACGCCCGCAAAGAGACGGAGTTCCTGCGACTGAAGCGTACCCGCCTGGGCCTGGACGACTTCGAGTCCCTTAAGGTCATCGGGAGGGGGGCCTTTGGCGAG GTGCGCTTGGTGCAGAAGAAGGACACGGGCCACGTGTATGCCATGAAGATCCTGCGCAAAGCCGACATGCTGGAGAAGGAGCAG GTGGGCCACATTCGGGCTGAGCGGGACGTTCTGGTTGAGGCCGACAGCCAGTGGGTGGTCAAGATGTTCTACAGCTTCCAAGACAAGATGAATCTCTACCTCATCATGGAATTCCTCCCTGGAG GTGACATGATGACCCTGCTAATGAAGAAGGACACACTGACTGAAGAGGAGACTCAGTTCTACATTGCAGAGACCGTTTTGGCCATTGACTCCATCCACGAGATGAGCTTCATCCACCGGGACATCAAGCCGGACAACCTGCTTCTGGACTCTAGG GGTCATGTCAAGCTGTCTGACTTTGGCTTGTGCACTGGGTTGAAGAAGGCTCACAGGACTGAGTTCTACAGGAATCTGAACCACAGTCTGCCCAGTGATTTCA CGTTCCAGAACATGAACTCGAAAAGGAAAGCAGAGACGTGGAAGCGGAACAGGAGACAGCTG GCCTTCTCCACTGTGGGCACGCCAGACTACATCGCTCCTGAGGTGTTCATGCAGAATGGCTATAACAAGCTCTGTGATTGGTGGAGTCTTGGGGTCATCATGTATGAGATGTTGATTG GCTACCCGCCGTTCTGCTCCGAGACGCCCCAGGAGACCTACAGGAAGGTGATGAACTGGAGGGAGACATTGGTGTTTCCTCCAGAGGTGCCAATCTCTGAGAAAGCCAAGGATCTTATTCTCAG GTTCTGCTGTGAAGGTGAGCACCGGATCGGGGCTACGGGGGTAGAGGAGATCAAGAAGAACGCTTTCTTCGAGGGAGTGGATTATGAGCACATCAG GGGGAGGCCGGCCGCCATTCCTATCGAGATCAAAAGCATTGATGACACTTCCAACTTCGATGAGTTCCCAGACTCAGACATTCTCCAGCCAGCAG CTGGTCCCATAGTGACCAATCACTCAGAGGCCGACCTGAAGAACAAGGACTGGGTTTTCATCAACTACACCTACAAGCGGTTTGAGGGTTTGACAGCCAGGGGTGCCATCCCATCCTACATGAAGAGTGGAAAGAGATAG